DNA from Magnolia sinica isolate HGM2019 chromosome 19, MsV1, whole genome shotgun sequence:
CTGTAATGGAAGATCTGCAAGGGCCTGAAAAGGTGATTGATTTGAGAAGGTAGTTCTTGTTTGCAGGCACCACAAGAACAGAAGGAGCTGATGAGCAAGACTTCGTCCAGGCCTTCTCAAATGCCTGTTCAAAGTGCACCGAAGAAACATAAGACTTCTTCAAACCCTACCCCCCCCCCTGccgtcacacacacacaccaaaaaaaaaagaagccatgcTTATTAGTCTATTACATTAGAAATAATTAAGCCAACGGATTTTCTTTATGTATCCCTGCTTGGACTTCATGCAGGTGAAAAACATGGAAGCTCGGATGAAAGAAGATATAATAGCTGAGGTAACACAATCTGGTGGTCGAATGCTATTGCATCATGAAGAACTTAATCCAGTGTCGAAGCATTCCAGTGTAGAAGGGTACTGGGAGAACATTTTATTAGATGATGTGAAGACACCTGCAGAAGTACATGCCTCTCTGAAAGCTGAAGGCTACAATATTGAATACAAGAGGATACCGCTAACACGAGAAAGAGAAGCCTTATTGACAGATATTGACGCAATCCACTCCTGTCAAGATGAGTATGTATCATGTATCAGACAGCTAGCAACTATTATCTGTTTTACGGTGATTTCTCTTATATTTaactaagaattttttttttctgttaatTTCAGGTGATGTAATCTAACTGAAGGACTTTTTCTTTCCTGCAGATCTGGAGGTTGCTATCTTTTTGTGTCACACACTGGTTATGGGTGAGCTGCTGAGGCAAGAGCCATCACTTGTCTTACACGGGTGATGGTGTGCccggccatgatgtatgtgtttttgttggaagcggtgatggatttgtgcaaatccaaaaccgtgtgagcatcgtctgagctagctgtgctagctgtgagattagattttctttctaaaattagattgctagctgtgagatttttctagctgttgagattttttctaagtttactctgctagctaagagaagataaacagtagattttttctagatttttttctctctctagcTACCCCTGGGTTGTATCTGGACAGGAATAGATTAGTCTTTTTACGTAATATAACAGCACCGTGTATTCATTTCCGTTTTAATACGATTCTAATATAGCAGCATATCACTGTTTCTTTTAaaagtttattttctgttttgaggtggctgcagccactcgtcagcaaaaggattgggtttacaacccaacaaagtggtatcagagccgacgatccttgggcctcatcagcaagaGGCAGATCCTGCACTcccggttttcaaaaaaaaaaatcagttttgaaaaaaaatcagattgcagccgcaagtttttcagaaaaaatctgttttgaaaaaaaaaatcagattgtaaaaaaaaaaaaaatctgttttttcaaaaaaaataataaaaatcagccattcttttaaaaaaaaaaaattagaaaaagatgGCCAGCACCATCCaaccgcaggttcctaagttgtcaaaggacaactatgaaaaatggtgcatccaaatgaaggcgttgttcgggtcgcaagaactatgggagatcgtcaccgatgggtatgaagaacccactatggaagaagaagccgccttcaccaacgaagaaaagactgctctcaaaaatcaaaggaagagagacaataaggctttgtttctcctctatcaagggttggatgaatccaccttcgaaaagattgccgaagcaacatcaagcaagcaagcatgggatacccttggcaccatcttcaagggtgtagatcgagtgaagcgggttcgccttcaaacattgagagccgagttcgaagcaactcacatgaaggaaggtgagaatgttactgattatttttcgcgtttgcttgtaactgtcaataatttgaaaagaaatggtgaaaagattgaagatgtccgagttattgaaaagatacttcgatccctcacaaccaagtttgagcatgtggttgtggcgatcgaagaatcaaaagatattgagaaactctccattgaggagttgatgggatcgttgcaagttcatgagcaacgaatgcagaagaatgccagttccatgccgatggaacaagctttggagtcaagattgactctgaatgataacaatggtggacgtgaAAGTTCACAACGTGGTTGACGTTTTACTACcaatcgcgcaagaggcagagggcacggataccaacaaagtcatgcccaaaaccaacagaaaaataccaattttcgtggaagaggaaatggtaaaggtagatctatgcgtggacggggaagtacaaagaacatccaatgctataattgcaacaagcttgacTACTATGTATCTGATTGTTAGAGTAAGCCGGTGAATCAAGACGAGcgatccaactatgccgaagcattaggccatgaacaagaaagcttcACACTTCTCCTTACACAAGAGAAAGGCAGTGATCAgcaggatgtatggtatctcgatatgggtgcaagcaatcacatgtgcggcgacaagaaactctttgtggaactcataGAAGGAATTCATAGCAATGTAACATTTGGAGACTCATAAAAAATGTcagtgaaaggtaaaggtaaaatcaaaatctttcagaagaatggtgttccaaactatatttccaatgtgtactacgtgcccaacatgaaaagtaacatattgagtctcggacaactccttgaaaaagggtatgtcatacacatggagaactcttctctttccataagagatatgcatagacgtttgattgtaaaagtccagatggcgaagaatcgtatgtttcctctTCATGTAAACACAATACTTGAGAAGTGTTTGTATGGAAAAgtaaagaatgattcctggatgtgacatcttcgctttggccatcttaACTTCAATGGCTTGAAACTTTTGTTCTCAttaagcatggtgcatggcttgcctacCATTGAAGCTcgagaacatgtgtgtgaggcgtgtacacttgggaaacaacaaagaaactcctttccaagtggagtatcccgaagagcaaaaGAACCATTGTAGTtagttcacactgacatctgtggaccattagagtcaatctctcttggaggtaataaatactttattaccttcattgacgattttaGTAGAAAgttgtgggtgtatgtaatcaaagagaagtctgctgcttttactattttaaaaaattttaaggccctgttgaaaaagaaagtggtcttaaaatcaaaaccttcCGATCTGACAGaagtggggagtacacctcaaatgtttttcgagaatattgcagggaacatggcattaagcaacaacacactacaacgtacacgccacaacaaaatagaattgcgGAACAAAAAAAccggaccatgctgaaggagaaaggcCTTCCAAAGAGCTTATGGGCAGAGGCAGCTACATGTACGTCCTACCTGCTCAATAAGTGTCCAACCAAGAGCGTCAGAAAcatgacaccacaggaggcatAGAGTGGCTACAAACCAAGCATGGTGCACAtaaggatctttgggtgtgtcgcctacgctcaagttcctgaagcgagaaggaaaaagcttgatgatcgtggcgagaagtgcatcttcatcggctacagcgtagagtcaaaggcatacaagctttacaacccactaaccaataagctggtggtaagtagagatgtaGTATTCTGCGAGGAAGAATCTTGGAAGTGGAACCAGGAAGATTCGGCCAAAGAAAGTCATGTTGAGGCCGAAgtatatgaagaagagaggcatATGAATCaggagcagacacccacatcacccccttcggatctCAGAAGTCCAGAAGTACGCTCCATatctcctggaagtacttcatcaaatcagaattcatccagcacatcttcatctgattctccttcatccttggctcctattaaaatgagaagtCTCAATGACATTTATgtagaaactgaggaagtgaatttactctgcctgtatgcggaccacgagcctctcacattcgaggaggctgtgaatgaagaatgttggataaaggctatggaagaagagattcatgccatcgagaaaaatcgaacatgggagttgacctTACTCCCTAAAAgtcagaagaccattggtctcaaatgggtgtacaaaatcaagcggaatgccgatggtaagatcgaacgatataaagcaaggCTCATAGCAAAAGCTACAAaaagaaatatggggtagactatgaagagtTTTCAGTTTTCACCcattgctcgccttgacactgtaagaatgattatctcccttgtagttcatcacagttggatgatttaccaactggatgtgaaatttgCATTCCTAAATGGGTcactcgaagaagaagtatatgttgaccAGCCtaaaggctttgtcatgcaaggggaggaacacaaggtgtatcggctgaagaaagccctgtatgggttgaagcaagctcctcgtgcttggaatgcacggatcgacggttatcttcaagagaatggtttcgtcaaatgtccatatgagcatgccgtctacacaaagaagaatgcccatggtgatatgcttatcgcttgtttatatgttgatgatctgttgttcactgggaacagccaggagatgtttgaagaattcaagcaggctatgttcaaagagttcgagatgactgatggtggattgatgtccttcttcttgggcattgaggtgaagcaacaagtcggcggcattcacatatcccagaagaagtacacaaaggaacttcttgagaagtttcagatggccgactgtaaagccgtaaatacacctgttacaacaggcctgaagctcacgaaagatggagaaggaagaaacgtcgactcaaccctattcaagagcctaatcggaagcttaaggtacctcacaatcactaggccagatatagtctacagtgttgggcttctaagccgatatatggaagccccaaaagagtcacactggctagctgcaaaacgagtactgaggtatatcaaagggactattgaatttGGTCTTTTTTATCCATACAATGATGAGGCaatgttgtatggatactctgatagtgattggggtggtgaccaagatgaaagaaaaagcaccacaggctatgctttctatcttgggtcgacagcattcacatggaattcgaagaagcagagtgtggttgccctgtccacatgtgaagcagagtacatggcagcatcgtccaccgtctgtgaaggaatttggttgagaaatctgctaaaggagctgaagcatccgcaggaagaatccacagtcatatatgtggataacaagtcggcaatcgagctagccaaaaatccagtgcagcatggaagaagcaaacacattgatacccgataccattttctgagagatcatgtgaagcagaaaacgatgaaattagagtattgtcatactacggaacaggtggcggatattttcacaaaggcattgccgacagatgcattcaaacgactaagaacgatgctcggaatgaagccggttttggtttgaaggggagtgttggaagcggtgatggatttgtgtaaatccaaaaccgtgtgagcATCGTCTGAGCTAGTTGTGCTAGCTGTGAGATTAGATTTTCTTTCTGAGCTAGCTGTGCTAGCTGTGAGATTagattttctttctaaaattagattgctagctgtgagatttttctagctgttgagattttttctaagtttacttTGCTAGCTAAGAGAAGATAAATAGtagatttttctagatttttttctttctctagctgCCCCTGGGATGTATCTGGACAGGGATGGATTAGTCTTTTTATGtaacaagaaaagcctataacagcACTATGTATTCATTTCTGTTTCTATACGATTCTAATATAGCAGCATATCActgtttctttttttaaaaaaagtttattttctgttttaaGGTGGCTACAGCCACTCGTCAACAAAAGGTgtgccctgccatgatgtatgtgttttatcacatgGTATATTCATTttctaagctcattttaggtcatgagctaaaaaataaggcagatccaaatctcaggtggaccacacacagaaAACAGGAGTGATTAAAACTTACAGGGAGCCACAAGTTTTGTATGAAACTGTTTCCCTTCATTAAGGTGAGGTGACCTGACAAgaggttggatggtgaataaacatgATAATAGGCATTAGGAAGTTTTTATTGGGGCCATTTAATCACTGCCATTTACAGTAGTGcggccacctgagatttggatctatttcatattttaattcatcccctaaaatgagtattgaaaaatggatggaaggtttagGTAAAACACAGATGGGATTCattagtgacccctccagtactaGGTTGGTCTGGAAAGGCTCCCACCATTGTGGGGATGCTGATTGCCTACTGACCCATCACgtggggcacaccataatgtatgtgttttattcaggctatccatccattttgtcatatcattttaaggtgtgagcccaaaattgaggtagatccaaagctcaagtggaccgcaccaccaaaggaaatagtgggaattgaacgttaACCACtgaaaactattttctttttgcATGCTTCAAGAGAATTTAGTTGACTCAGAACATATTCCTGTGTCCTTTACAAGAAAAGAAAGTGGTTTTTATATTCAGAATTGTTTTCACTCCTTTGGAGAGTGAGATGGAAATTTAGTTGACCTCATATGTTGGCTCAAAAATCAGAACTTCAAGGCTATTTACTGCAAGTGGTTTCAATAATTTcactcagaaaaataaaaataaaaaaaagattgaaaaagctGAGTTGTGGAGTAGGTTTCCCAGAGATTTGGTTTGGTAAACAGTGGGCTAGAGTGCTAACGGCCATGCAATACAGGAGCAGGCCCTTCATTTCATGGTAGTCCTTCGCTTCAGCCTACAGAAACAGTAGACTGCCTTCTGTGGTAGCCCCAAAATTCACATCCATTTCTCTAGTTTCGAAGGTGACATTTTTGTGTAAGGGAGAGATTCAAGCAACTCCAGCtaaataacccaaataaataaataaataaataaataaataaacaccctTCATAAAATGCTTCTTATATTCTGTAGTCCAAATGACAGGGACTTGTTGAGGCCTTTGAAATTGGAGTGTGAACTTCAGTGAGCGGTGCAGTTTGCCTGTTGTCTTTATGCTGTAATTTGGGCAAACATCATTGGTAATTGTTACATGATTATTTTGAGCGGCAGTCATTTGattttgccatttttttttttttttttttgcaaatttgCAGGCAATATTTTTTTCTAATCACACTCAAGAGCAGCTGGATGTGATGGTTGTTATGGAGCAATAATGCCtaattctttttcttattttctcacATAGGTCGCAATGTATAAGAGATTATATGAAAATGAGCTTAAATCTCGTGCTTTGGCACTAATCTTTGTGCATCTTCATTGATCCTAAATGACAATCCATTTCTGTGGAGGTTTTGTTTCATGATCCCAAGCACAAGAAAATTTATGCAACTGGACTGAGATTTGCTAGGTGCACATGCAGGTATAAGGCAGataatcttaaactttttaactctttttatttatttatttaatgtacGGATGTTGTCATTTGATGCCCATCAGAAATGaactaatttttatatatatttcaaaGTAGATGCTTGGGCTGCATTTTGGTAGCATTCTTCTTCTGttgataaaattaaaaaaataataaagaaataattaTTATTTGGTTTCTGTGATGCAGGTCTTTGTAGGAACTCTGATTTATTGCAATATGTTATAGCACGTAGTCTGTGCTTCTCAATTCATCATACTAGTTTTCACAACTTGAAATAAGTTTGCATGAATTTCTTATTCCTTAATTCAAATTCATGGGGGTCTAATAGTCAACAAATAAATGACCTTTTCTTATTGCTTCAAGTTCATGAATGCCTACATCTGCATGTTTActagtttttcttttgaaaatttgttaatTTGGATTTCATCTCTGATCAATCCCAGGT
Protein-coding regions in this window:
- the LOC131235342 gene encoding uncharacterized protein LOC131235342 isoform X3; translated protein: MVLKSGERDLDICPVKNMEARMKEDIIAEVTQSGGRMLLHHEELNPVSKHSSVEGYWENILLDDVKTPAEVHASLKAEGYNIEYKRIPLTREREALLTDIDAIHSCQDEYVSCIRQLATIICFTIWRLLSFCVTHWLWVSC
- the LOC131235342 gene encoding uncharacterized protein LOC131235342 isoform X1, giving the protein MGVLSQGTTRTEGADEQDFVQVKNMEARMKEDIIAEVTQSGGRMLLHHEELNPVSKHSSVEGYWENILLDDVKTPAEVHASLKAEGYNIEYKRIPLTREREALLTDIDAIHSCQDEYVSCIRQLATIICFTIWRLLSFCVTHWLWVSC
- the LOC131235342 gene encoding uncharacterized protein LOC131235342 isoform X7; this encodes MGVLSQGTTRTEGADEQDFVQVKNMEARMKEDIIAEVTQSGGRMLLHHEELNPVSKHSSVEGYWENILLDDVKTPAEVHASLKAEGYNIEYKRIPLTREREALLTDIDAIHSCQDE
- the LOC131235342 gene encoding uncharacterized protein LOC131235342 isoform X4, with amino-acid sequence MGVLSQGTTRTEGADEQDFVQVKNMEARMKEDIIAEVTQSGGRMLLHHEELNPVSKHSSVEGYWENILLDDVKTPAEVHASLKAEGYNIEYKRIPLTREREALLTDIDAIHSCQDESGGCYLFVSHTGYG
- the LOC131235342 gene encoding uncharacterized protein LOC131235342 isoform X5, with product MGVLSQGTTRTEGADEQDFVQVKNMEARMKEDIIAEVTQSGGRMLLHHEELNPVSKHSSVEGYWENILLDDVKTPAEVHASLKAEGYNIEYKRIPLTREREALLTDIDAIHSCQDELLSFCVTHWLWVSC
- the LOC131235342 gene encoding uncharacterized protein LOC131235342 isoform X2; the protein is MCVGPLRSVSFSISIQTRVKNMEARMKEDIIAEVTQSGGRMLLHHEELNPVSKHSSVEGYWENILLDDVKTPAEVHASLKAEGYNIEYKRIPLTREREALLTDIDAIHSCQDEYVSCIRQLATIICFTIWRLLSFCVTHWLWVSC
- the LOC131235342 gene encoding uncharacterized protein LOC131235342 isoform X8 — translated: MGVLSQGTTRTEGADEQDFVQVKNMEARMKEDIIAETPAEVHASLKAEGYNIEYKRIPLTREREALLTDIDAIHSCQDEYVSCIRQLATIICFTIWRLLSFCVTHWLWVSC
- the LOC131235342 gene encoding uncharacterized protein LOC131235342 isoform X6, which translates into the protein MEARMKEDIIAEVTQSGGRMLLHHEELNPVSKHSSVEGYWENILLDDVKTPAEVHASLKAEGYNIEYKRIPLTREREALLTDIDAIHSCQDEYVSCIRQLATIICFTIWRLLSFCVTHWLWVSC